A single Microbacterium protaetiae DNA region contains:
- a CDS encoding class I SAM-dependent methyltransferase produces MSETRRLARSFEQTGAAYDRYRPSFPPAAVDVLVPDHVRAILDLGAGTGKLTELVHNRADHVFAVDPSAQMLAVLRDKLPAVDARDGTAESIPLPDASVDTVVVAQAFHWFDRDAAVTEIRRVLRRDGTLGLVWNGSHPDCAWDLACAAVAHPRPVEDETAEHETTQDEDDVPGFRLRRVERIEWIERLARADYIRRWHTVSTFLAADEPTHARMTGEINAILDEHPATAGRMTLDLRQRTVVYVYDALPV; encoded by the coding sequence AGCTTCGAGCAGACGGGAGCGGCATACGACCGGTATCGGCCGTCGTTTCCGCCGGCAGCGGTTGACGTGCTCGTGCCGGATCATGTGCGCGCCATCCTCGACCTGGGGGCAGGCACCGGAAAGCTCACTGAGCTTGTGCACAACCGTGCCGACCATGTCTTCGCTGTCGATCCGTCAGCGCAGATGCTTGCTGTCTTGCGCGACAAGCTTCCTGCGGTGGACGCGCGGGATGGCACGGCTGAGTCGATTCCCTTGCCCGATGCCAGTGTCGACACGGTGGTGGTCGCTCAGGCCTTCCACTGGTTCGACAGGGATGCCGCAGTCACAGAGATCCGGCGCGTGTTGCGTCGCGACGGAACCCTGGGACTCGTCTGGAACGGTTCGCACCCGGATTGTGCCTGGGATCTCGCGTGCGCAGCTGTCGCGCACCCGCGCCCCGTGGAGGATGAGACCGCGGAGCACGAGACGACTCAGGACGAGGACGACGTGCCGGGCTTCCGGCTTCGCCGGGTCGAGCGCATCGAGTGGATCGAGCGCCTCGCTCGCGCGGACTACATTCGGCGCTGGCACACCGTCAGCACCTTCCTCGCGGCCGACGAGCCAACACACGCCAGAATGACCGGCGAGATCAACGCGATACTCGACGAACATCCGGCCACGGCCGGTCGGATGACCCTCGATCTGCGCCAGCGCACCGTGGTTTACGTGTACGACGCGCTGCCGGTCTGA
- a CDS encoding NADP-dependent oxidoreductase, with the protein MAKKWIAPRAGGIDVLEFIDDEVAAPRAGEVTIQVRAAGMNPADYKHLAREQSGFPLGIGYEVAGVLTRLGPDTHIASGGGATGDEVLAFRVAGGYASEVTVPASDVFAKPANLSFPQAANLLLAGTTAAEMLELTRVGDGDVVLLHGASGAVGVSAVQQALWRGARVIGTASAANLDRVRSFGAEAVAYGPGLEARVRELAPDGVDAVLDAVGTDEAVDVSVALLRVATRAVTIVKGPKTDAAGFTAIGGAMPASKAFRDNARAGLIARAAAGDLAVPVALTFELSEAKQALRLLAEGHPGGKLALIP; encoded by the coding sequence ATGGCGAAGAAGTGGATCGCGCCGCGGGCAGGCGGCATCGACGTTCTGGAATTCATCGACGACGAGGTCGCCGCACCGCGTGCGGGTGAAGTGACCATACAGGTGCGGGCGGCGGGAATGAATCCCGCCGACTACAAGCATCTCGCACGGGAGCAATCGGGGTTTCCCCTGGGTATCGGCTACGAGGTGGCCGGAGTTCTCACGCGTCTCGGGCCCGACACGCACATCGCCTCGGGTGGGGGCGCCACAGGTGATGAGGTGCTCGCCTTTCGAGTCGCCGGCGGTTATGCCTCGGAGGTGACGGTTCCTGCCAGCGATGTATTCGCCAAGCCCGCCAATCTGTCCTTCCCGCAGGCGGCCAACCTCTTGCTGGCGGGAACGACCGCGGCCGAAATGCTGGAGCTGACCCGAGTGGGCGACGGCGACGTGGTCCTGCTGCACGGGGCATCGGGTGCCGTCGGAGTCAGCGCCGTGCAGCAGGCGCTCTGGCGCGGCGCCCGAGTCATCGGCACGGCGTCTGCGGCGAACCTCGACCGCGTGCGCTCCTTCGGCGCGGAAGCGGTCGCGTATGGTCCGGGGCTCGAAGCGCGCGTGCGCGAACTCGCACCCGACGGCGTCGACGCCGTGCTGGATGCCGTCGGCACCGACGAAGCCGTGGACGTGTCCGTCGCGCTGCTGCGCGTGGCCACACGAGCAGTGACCATCGTGAAGGGACCGAAGACGGATGCCGCGGGTTTCACCGCGATCGGCGGTGCGATGCCGGCGAGCAAGGCATTCCGCGACAATGCGCGCGCTGGCCTCATCGCCCGCGCCGCCGCCGGTGATTTGGCGGTGCCCGTCGCGCTCACCTTTGAGCTGAGCGAGGCGAAGCAGGCGTTGCGGCTGCTGGCCGAGGGGCATCCCGGGGGCAAGCTCGCACTCATTCCGTGA